In the genome of bacterium, the window CAAAGACCGGTCGAAATCCGATACATACACACAAACATACTTAATATTCGTTATCATTCCTGCCATTGCTTAGGACTCCTTTTAGATTGTTGAATTGGGTCTATCGAATAACTTCATTAAGCACTCTTCCGTCCGACGCATTCGGTTGCTCGATCTTCAAAATCGCCGCCAGCGTGGGTGCAATATCTGCCGGAGAACAACGTTGATAATACGTTCCTTGTTTGATCCAATTGATGCCGGTCAGAATCATCGGTACGTGATTGTCGTACGATTGCGGCTCTCCGTGATCGGTCCCCTTACCGATCCAACTCCAAATACAGTATGGATCCAGAACTAAAAATAAATCGCCTGTTCGTCCGCTATAATAATTTTTGAAAACTGCCCGTGAAATGGCATCATCCGGTATCCGCCCCTCGCTGAGTTGCTGTGAGGTATAAATGCGATCGATACCTTTGACGTTGTTTTTCAAAAACGTGCTAATATACTCTTCTGCGGCATTTTTATCAATCTTTTTTTCGGCTAATGCCGCATCATTGAAATATAAATTTGCTTCTTCAATAATCTCAACATAACGTTTTTCTCGGATCAGGCGGCCGAATTTTTTAATCATTTCTGTTTCGGCAATTTGTCTAACCGTATCCGGAATCAGACGATAGGCTTCAATCCGCCGCGAGGACATGATTTCCGGGATCGGCGGCACTCCGTGATCCGAAGTCAAGACAAACAAAATATTTTGCAGTCCTACTTCCTGGTCCAAAAATTTAAACAATTCCGCCAGATAGCGGTCTGTTCTGACGGTAATATCCATAACCTCCCGGCTCATAGGTCCGAACATGTGTCCGATTTTGTCATTCGCAGAAAAACTTACGCACAAAATATCTGTAACGGCATCGTCGCCCAAGTTCTCGCGTATTATTAATTCTTTAGCCATATCCAAAAGCGCTTCGCTTGCAAAAGGCGAACGAATTAAAGCTTCATAATAATTTCTGTCTTTTTTATCGTTTTCCGAACCTATGGTGTGTGGAAATGTTTCTCCGATACCCGCTTTAACATCGTAATACTGTTCAAATTTTTTATCAATTTTCGGATACTCATCCGGCGGTAATATCATTTCCCACTTCGCTCCCTTCCATTTATCCAAAGGTTTGGAAGCTTGATATGTTTTCATCCATTCTGGATAATCGTTCATAT includes:
- a CDS encoding alkaline phosphatase family protein — its product is MSFFKSGFIVLTIFFLYSGCAPTQDQKSMPPRLIVFISIDQFRYDYLTRFAPYFGPDGFNYLLSRGANFTESHYEHATNETAVGHATMMSGTYPYRHGIIANDWYDRTLRRKVYGVEDTLSPILGVKEYGKTDGRSPRKFSGTNLADQLKLHTDGRAKVFGISNKDRSAILMSGKMADGVYWMDEKIGRIVTSSYYMNDYPEWMKTYQASKPLDKWKGAKWEMILPPDEYPKIDKKFEQYYDVKAGIGETFPHTIGSENDKKDRNYYEALIRSPFASEALLDMAKELIIRENLGDDAVTDILCVSFSANDKIGHMFGPMSREVMDITVRTDRYLAELFKFLDQEVGLQNILFVLTSDHGVPPIPEIMSSRRIEAYRLIPDTVRQIAETEMIKKFGRLIREKRYVEIIEEANLYFNDAALAEKKIDKNAAEEYISTFLKNNVKGIDRIYTSQQLSEGRIPDDAISRAVFKNYYSGRTGDLFLVLDPYCIWSWIGKGTDHGEPQSYDNHVPMILTGINWIKQGTYYQRCSPADIAPTLAAILKIEQPNASDGRVLNEVIR